One window of the Nicotiana tabacum cultivar K326 chromosome 4, ASM71507v2, whole genome shotgun sequence genome contains the following:
- the LOC107772287 gene encoding TMV resistance protein N, giving the protein MAPELSYDAYLSFSETGNIGQTFVSHLHGALKQEGIYTFKDDRNQDRGTSVSKDSSRAIAESQIIVVVFCENFVLSKDCLDEVVKIMDCRKLLKKIVIPIFYDVEPSEVRRQRNSLAEAFADDSENDDEIGRSERVKRWRDALNEAGNISGLDLRKTHDGNEAECIEQIVKEIVSKLRSEEVAGERQKDVEFGSKFLSERVLGFTRSAASPFPLCVPVFFFVTIYSI; this is encoded by the exons ATGGCACCAGAACTCAGTTACGATGCGTATTTGAGTTTTAGCGAGACAGGAAATATAGGCCAAACCTTCGTCAGCCATTTGCATGGAGCTTTGAAACAAGAAGGGATTTACACCTTCAAAGATGATCGGAACCAAGACAGAGGAACATCGGTTTCAAAGGATTCGTCCAGAGCTATTGCAGAATCCCAGATTATAGTTGTTGTCTTCTGCGAGAATTTTGTTTTATCTAAAGATTGTTTGGATGAAGTTGTAAAGATTATGGATTGCAGAAAACTGTTAAAGAAGATTGTGATACCGATATTCTACGACGTGGAACCATCGGAAGTACGAAGGCAAAGGAACAGCTTGGCCGAGGCATTTGCTGATGATagtgaaaatgatgatgagattGGAAGATCAGAAAGGGTGAAAAGATGGAGGGATGCTTTGAATGAAGCAGGAAATATATCAGGCTTGGATCTCCGCAAGACACATGACGG GAATGAAGCGGAATGTATAGAGCAGATAGTGAAGGAGATTGTTAGCAAGCTAAGATCGGAAGAAGTGGCCGGAGAACGTCAAAAGGATGTGGAATTCGGAAGTAAATTCCTGTCGGAGAGAGTCCTTGGCTTCACTCGTTCAGCAGCATCTCCTTTCCCATTGTGTGTGCCTGTATTTTTTTTTGTGACCATTTATAGTATTTAA